Proteins co-encoded in one Enterobacter sp. R4-368 genomic window:
- a CDS encoding EAL domain-containing protein — protein sequence MKHNLYSAIRKFFLALILCLVATSLSRFISPVTLVDASEVYLAWLPLSVALAIIFLFGRHGILPVIIGFALVNEAFFHLSFAEAAVLLFCQLFFVFLFCGVVRWQLGSRWRYSLTNRAKDMGTRILWLGVIAPIGIKISMYTAGVWFNYPFSLSNYFGPASVIYSIIDIQSLICSAIIFTTCAYYFLRMILNPRFARALWLRSIEPCFSKKNRVFTLGWIFSLVVIVTILCIPYKNDYIAGYLVPIVFILFTFGISKLSTTLLLLSWDIAAFMLLAYNDNFLHGVRSDYSLAFVMSVFISFTICMLYMMRVFNRSEWLKARWEVQAMSDPLTGLPNLRALEQQMEQQPNSVVCCLYMKNLEFLSRHFGLMMRVHVKRSITHELQPLLHNGERFFQLPGSELLLILNGPEILSRLHHILDYLNSRRIYWNNTALDIEFGASWGELQGSGEELHHTLGQLSWLSEQASADHQVLALTNSLQEVTDQTTERVLQLNKVKCALDENGIVLYGQPIVNAEGRGYQEVLTRLVVDGEFITPDVFIPVIAQFNLGARFDMQVIECLLQWMQAHPEPGDSARYSVNLMPLTLMQKEFATQFLALFARYAVSPRQVIIEITEEQAFSNSEASIQNMKQLRKAGFKIAIDDFGTGYANFERLKGLQADILKIDGCFIRDILQDKQDAMIVKAICELAKAKSLTVVAEYVENEAQRELLLNAGVDYLQGYLLGKPQPLAKAE from the coding sequence ATGAAACATAATCTATACAGTGCGATAAGAAAATTCTTCCTCGCGTTAATTTTATGCCTGGTAGCTACCTCTCTTTCCCGTTTTATTTCTCCTGTTACTCTTGTTGACGCCAGTGAGGTTTATCTTGCCTGGTTGCCGTTAAGTGTAGCGCTGGCAATAATTTTTTTATTCGGACGGCACGGAATACTGCCTGTTATTATTGGTTTTGCTCTGGTAAATGAAGCTTTTTTTCATTTATCTTTTGCCGAGGCAGCAGTGCTTTTGTTTTGTCAGTTGTTTTTTGTGTTTCTGTTCTGCGGTGTGGTTCGCTGGCAACTAGGCTCCCGCTGGCGGTATAGCCTAACAAACAGAGCTAAAGACATGGGCACTCGTATCCTGTGGTTAGGTGTTATTGCCCCCATAGGTATAAAAATTTCGATGTATACTGCTGGCGTTTGGTTTAACTATCCATTTAGTTTGTCTAATTATTTTGGCCCTGCATCAGTTATTTATTCTATCATTGATATTCAAAGCCTGATTTGCTCTGCGATTATTTTTACCACCTGTGCCTATTACTTTTTACGGATGATCCTCAATCCACGCTTTGCCCGTGCATTATGGTTAAGAAGCATTGAACCGTGTTTTTCAAAAAAGAATCGTGTATTTACATTAGGTTGGATTTTTTCGCTGGTCGTTATTGTTACTATTTTATGTATTCCATATAAAAATGATTATATTGCTGGCTATTTAGTGCCCATTGTTTTTATTCTTTTCACCTTTGGCATCAGCAAGTTAAGTACAACGTTGTTGTTATTAAGCTGGGATATTGCGGCGTTTATGCTACTGGCATACAACGATAATTTCCTACATGGCGTGCGTTCCGATTATTCCCTGGCATTTGTCATGTCCGTTTTTATCAGCTTCACCATCTGCATGCTTTATATGATGCGCGTTTTTAACCGTAGCGAGTGGTTGAAAGCGCGCTGGGAGGTGCAGGCGATGAGCGATCCCTTAACGGGTTTGCCCAATTTGCGCGCGCTTGAACAACAGATGGAACAGCAGCCAAACAGTGTGGTGTGCTGTCTGTATATGAAAAATCTGGAGTTCCTCAGCCGCCATTTTGGCCTGATGATGCGTGTTCATGTGAAACGCAGCATCACCCACGAACTTCAGCCTCTGTTACATAACGGTGAACGTTTTTTTCAGCTTCCGGGCAGCGAGTTATTGTTAATACTCAATGGGCCGGAAATATTATCGCGCTTACACCATATTCTGGATTACCTGAACAGTCGCCGTATTTACTGGAACAATACCGCCCTGGATATTGAGTTCGGCGCGTCCTGGGGGGAATTACAGGGCTCGGGCGAAGAACTGCACCACACGTTGGGCCAGTTAAGCTGGCTTTCAGAACAAGCTAGTGCGGATCATCAGGTTCTGGCTCTTACAAACAGCTTGCAAGAGGTTACCGACCAGACTACGGAGCGCGTGTTACAGCTAAACAAGGTGAAGTGTGCGCTGGATGAAAATGGCATTGTTCTCTATGGCCAGCCGATTGTGAATGCCGAAGGGCGCGGCTACCAGGAAGTCCTCACACGGCTGGTTGTTGATGGCGAATTTATTACGCCAGATGTTTTTATTCCCGTTATTGCCCAGTTCAACCTTGGTGCACGGTTTGATATGCAGGTTATAGAGTGCCTGCTCCAGTGGATGCAGGCGCATCCTGAGCCTGGCGATTCGGCACGTTATTCTGTGAATTTAATGCCGCTTACCCTGATGCAAAAAGAGTTTGCTACACAATTTCTGGCTCTTTTCGCGCGTTATGCCGTCTCTCCGCGGCAGGTAATTATTGAGATAACGGAAGAGCAGGCCTTCTCTAATTCAGAAGCGAGTATCCAAAATATGAAGCAGTTGCGAAAAGCAGGATTCAAAATCGCGATTGATGACTTTGGCACTGGCTATGCCAACTTCGAACGTTTAAAAGGGCTGCAGGCGGATATCCTCAAAATCGATGGCTGTTTTATCCGGGATATTTTACAGGACAAGCAGGATGCGATGATCGTCAAAGCGATATGCGAACTGGCGAAGGCCAAATCGCTGACTGTTGTTGCGGAGTATGTGGAGAATGAAGCGCAGCGCGAGTTATTGCTGAATGCTGGCGTCGATTATTTGCAGGGCTATTTGCTGGGTAAACCGCAGCCGCTGGCTAAAGCTGAATAA
- a CDS encoding YfeC-like transcriptional regulator produces the protein MLKERMTPEELASLTGYSRQTINKWVRKEGWVTSPKPGVQGGKARLVHVNEQVRAFIRSAQRTEDQPKATLTASDTSLEALLIRLAKEMTDAEQKQLSSLLLRDGITGLLQRLGLRDQK, from the coding sequence ATGCTCAAGGAACGAATGACGCCAGAAGAGTTGGCAAGCCTTACAGGATATAGCCGACAAACCATCAATAAATGGGTGCGCAAAGAAGGCTGGGTTACATCACCAAAACCCGGCGTACAAGGAGGTAAAGCCCGTCTGGTCCATGTAAATGAACAAGTCCGCGCATTTATTCGCAGCGCACAGCGCACTGAAGACCAACCAAAAGCCACACTTACCGCCAGCGATACCTCACTCGAGGCATTATTAATCCGGCTGGCAAAAGAGATGACAGACGCGGAGCAAAAACAACTCTCTTCGCTTTTATTACGCGACGGCATTACCGGCTTGTTGCAACGTCTGGGGCTCCGCGATCAAAAATAA
- a CDS encoding YfeC-like transcriptional regulator: MMKLPNKMTTEELAEFLGVARQTVNRWIRQQGWTTEPLPGVKGGRARLIHITKEVRSFIMKTPSMRHHNSSYSIAEPAPVYASGNSALHEIIKVLQNMTAEEQKQLSTLLAREGISGLLSRLGIEKTLAE; this comes from the coding sequence ATGATGAAATTACCTAACAAAATGACCACCGAAGAATTAGCGGAGTTTCTCGGCGTCGCCAGACAGACGGTAAATCGTTGGATCCGCCAGCAAGGTTGGACAACAGAACCGTTACCCGGTGTAAAAGGCGGTCGAGCCAGGCTGATTCACATTACGAAAGAGGTGCGCAGTTTCATTATGAAAACGCCCTCTATGCGCCATCATAATTCTTCCTATTCTATTGCCGAACCCGCGCCTGTTTACGCCAGCGGAAATAGCGCGCTGCATGAAATAATCAAAGTACTGCAAAATATGACCGCAGAGGAACAAAAACAGCTTTCAACGCTGCTGGCGCGCGAAGGTATTAGCGGGCTTTTAAGCCGTTTAGGCATTGAGAAAACGCTGGCAGAATAA
- a CDS encoding RamA family antibiotic efflux transcriptional regulator gives MTISAQVIDTIVEWIDDNLHQPLRIDDIAAHAGYSKWHLQRLFLHYKGESLGRYIRTRKLSLAARDLRNTDQKVYDICLKYGFDSQQTFTRIFTRTFNQPPGAYRRENHQHTH, from the coding sequence ATGACTATTTCCGCTCAGGTTATCGACACCATCGTCGAGTGGATCGACGACAATCTCCATCAACCATTACGTATTGATGATATTGCAGCGCATGCGGGCTATTCCAAATGGCATCTGCAACGGCTTTTCTTGCACTATAAAGGGGAGAGTCTGGGGCGCTATATTCGCACGCGCAAATTATCTCTCGCTGCGCGCGATTTACGTAATACCGATCAGAAGGTTTACGACATTTGCCTGAAGTACGGTTTTGATTCGCAGCAGACGTTTACGCGCATCTTTACCCGCACCTTTAATCAGCCGCCGGGTGCGTACCGGCGGGAGAATCATCAGCATACCCATTGA
- a CDS encoding MBL fold metallo-hydrolase, which yields MSGQDMKRLIFSVVLVMLVASAASLPFVLNAGFGQLPQGEQLTEVEKSPHYRDGKFQNQLPTPGFTGKKNMLAAWWDFLVTKRENARPQQPLPTVNTDLASLPLEQDTLVWMGHSSWYLQLAGKRILIDPILSNYAAPFSFLNKAFAGNDLWTAQNMPEIDLLIISHDHYDHLDYATIKALMPKIKKVVTPLGVGSHLRYWGMDPAIIQEADWQQKVVVSDDLAVHVLPARHFSGRGLKRNQTLWASFMFTTATQNVYYSGDSGYGPHFKAIGEQFGVVDLAIMENGQYDEDWKYIHMMPEETALAAQELNARAVLPGHAGRFVLAKHTWDDPYKRLAAASRDKSYRLLTPRLGEPVLAADTAQVFRAWWE from the coding sequence TTGTCGGGTCAGGATATGAAGCGTCTCATTTTCAGCGTGGTTCTTGTTATGCTCGTTGCCTCTGCCGCAAGTTTACCTTTTGTTCTGAATGCCGGATTTGGCCAACTCCCGCAGGGCGAACAGCTTACTGAAGTCGAAAAATCACCGCATTATCGTGACGGGAAGTTTCAAAACCAGTTGCCGACTCCCGGTTTTACCGGAAAGAAAAATATGCTGGCAGCATGGTGGGATTTTCTGGTCACTAAACGCGAGAACGCGCGTCCACAGCAACCGTTACCGACGGTGAACACCGATCTGGCCAGCCTGCCGCTTGAACAGGATACGCTGGTGTGGATGGGGCATTCGTCCTGGTATTTGCAACTGGCGGGCAAGCGCATTCTGATCGATCCGATCCTGAGTAATTACGCGGCGCCATTTTCATTTCTCAATAAGGCGTTTGCCGGTAACGATCTTTGGACGGCGCAAAATATGCCGGAGATCGATCTGCTGATTATTTCGCACGATCACTATGACCACCTGGATTACGCCACAATCAAGGCGCTGATGCCGAAAATCAAAAAAGTGGTGACGCCACTCGGTGTGGGTTCGCACCTGCGTTACTGGGGAATGGATCCGGCAATCATTCAGGAAGCTGACTGGCAGCAGAAAGTGGTGGTGAGCGACGATTTGGCTGTGCACGTTTTACCTGCGCGCCACTTTTCCGGGCGCGGTCTGAAACGTAATCAGACATTGTGGGCCAGCTTTATGTTCACGACCGCCACGCAAAACGTTTATTACAGTGGCGATAGCGGCTATGGCCCGCATTTCAAAGCGATTGGTGAACAGTTTGGCGTGGTTGACCTGGCGATTATGGAAAATGGTCAGTACGACGAAGACTGGAAGTACATTCATATGATGCCGGAAGAGACTGCGCTGGCAGCTCAGGAACTTAACGCTCGCGCGGTTCTGCCGGGCCATGCGGGGCGTTTTGTGTTGGCAAAACATACCTGGGACGATCCGTACAAACGGCTGGCGGCAGCAAGCCGGGACAAAAGCTATCGCTTACTGACACCGAGGCTGGGCGAACCGGTGCTTGCGGCTGACACTGCGCAAGTTTTCCGCGCCTGGTGGGAATAA
- a CDS encoding TetR/AcrR family transcriptional regulator, translating to MARPKSEDKKLALLEAATEAIAQSGIAASTALIARNAGVAEGTLFRYFATKDDLLNALYLHLKSDLCGTMLANIDLSINDSRHHTQCIWNSYIDWGIRHPNGHCAVRQIAVSDKLTDATRQQVAEIFPELHELCHRSVRPVFLTDEYSPFGDAIFLSMADTTITFASRDASRITDFKRLGFEAMWRALAIEENNGQ from the coding sequence GTGGCTCGTCCAAAGAGTGAAGATAAAAAACTGGCGTTACTGGAAGCGGCTACCGAAGCCATTGCACAGTCGGGGATCGCTGCCTCCACCGCGTTAATCGCCCGCAATGCGGGTGTTGCGGAAGGGACGCTGTTTCGCTACTTCGCCACCAAAGACGATCTGCTCAACGCACTTTACCTGCATCTGAAAAGCGATCTGTGCGGCACCATGCTGGCGAATATTGATCTCTCGATCAACGACTCCAGGCACCACACGCAATGCATCTGGAACAGCTATATCGACTGGGGCATCCGCCACCCGAATGGCCACTGCGCCGTACGCCAGATTGCTGTCAGCGACAAACTCACCGACGCAACCCGCCAGCAAGTCGCGGAAATTTTTCCGGAGCTGCATGAGTTATGCCATCGTTCGGTACGGCCGGTGTTTCTGACCGATGAATACTCCCCTTTTGGCGATGCGATTTTCCTGTCGATGGCGGACACCACGATCACTTTCGCCAGCCGGGATGCTTCTCGCATCACCGATTTTAAGCGCCTTGGCTTCGAAGCCATGTGGCGTGCGCTGGCCATTGAGGAAAATAATGGACAGTAA
- a CDS encoding MmcQ/YjbR family DNA-binding protein, with the protein MDSKTLQASAHRIALELPFTEHCWPFGPEHDVFKVCGKIFMMTTTAHGRPMVTMKAEPQKSLLNQQIYPSIEPGYHMNKKHWISVFAGDDIDESLLAFLIQESWNRVVDGLPRKDQKRLRP; encoded by the coding sequence ATGGACAGTAAAACCCTGCAAGCGAGCGCGCACCGTATTGCGCTCGAACTGCCCTTCACCGAACATTGCTGGCCGTTTGGGCCGGAACATGACGTGTTCAAAGTGTGCGGGAAGATTTTTATGATGACCACCACCGCGCACGGCAGGCCGATGGTGACGATGAAAGCCGAGCCGCAAAAATCGCTGCTCAACCAGCAGATCTACCCCAGCATTGAGCCGGGGTATCACATGAACAAAAAACACTGGATCTCGGTATTCGCTGGCGACGACATCGACGAATCGCTGCTCGCGTTCCTGATTCAGGAATCATGGAACCGCGTGGTCGACGGCTTGCCGCGCAAAGATCAAAAACGTCTGCGCCCTTAA